GGAGCGAGTGTCAAATGAAGTTTGACTTGTGTTTAGGGGTCGTGTTATCTTTTTTAATACCAGAAGATGAACTAAGATTGATGGAGTTCTccgcagattcttttttttttttttttttaagaaagagaatacaTGAGCCagtgggggggaaggagggagagggggagagagaaagagaatgtcaaGAACGTTCCGCACCCAGTGCGGAGCCCTAGACAGgactccatcccaccacccaagAAACAatcagagctgaaatcaagagtcagccacttaatcaactgagccacctaggtgccccctcagcaaattatttttttaaacattgcatttatttattcatgagagacacacacagagagaggcagagacacaagcagaggctccccacggggagccgaATGCAGGACTGAaaccccagacccaggatcacaacctgagctgaaggcagacgcttaaccgctaagccacccaggcatcccaccaaaTTCTTACTTTTGATCTTTTTGCTGTTGCTagaacattcattcattatagagaaaggcaaataattGTGTTCTGCTGAGTACCCTCTCCTGATGTACATAGCAGGGGACTTCATGACGTAGTAACCAAAATATAAGCACAAGAAATTACAGAAGGGACATTATTTAACAGAAACTTTCAAAAGAAAGGTGCCAGGTAAACTCAAGTTGTTGCTTATTTACTGAATTACTTCAGGCATTTGCTTCATACACTAATGGCCAGATCCTTAGGTTCCATTTCCCAGGCTGTCCCTGACCTGGTTAATTGCCATGGAAAATCCCGGCACAATGTGAAATCCAGACAGACCTGAGCTTGAATCTCTGCTCTGTATTTGTTAGCTGTGTTTGACCTTGAGCTATTCATATTCCtctatgagcctcagttttctcatctggaacataggtaataatttaaatgattaaatgaagtaatgagGTTAAGTATATAACACTCTTACCAGGTTACTAGTACAAAACTCTCCCCCTCAGCACCCCCTCCCAAACATGTTAGTTCTCTTAGAACAGTATTTTCAAATTGTGATTCTGCATCAGAATCCCTTGATgcttgtttaaaatgcagatttgtaGACACCCCACCAGCAGGAGACTCTCTGGATGTAGAGCTTGGGAATTTGCATCTTTTAAGAAATTCGCCAGTTGATTTTTATACTCACTAGAGACTGAAAACCCAGGAACTTCACTTGGGAGGTCactattttactacaattttacatattaaaatattaatctaaataacaattcaggaaaaaagaaacagctgaAAAAGTACTAGTGGTGAGCACTAAAGTTGTTAGATATGAACGAAGATGAAACAATTGTAGAAATAATGATTACAAAACAAATTAGGATGATGTGAACTTTGACAAatttttgataagttttgacaacttaaaattaatgatatatttaataaaattagggAGTGGTAAGGAGAGAAAGGACATgtgaaaacacttatttttttatttcttattttcttattatttaatttattttctagtatTTACCCACTCAAAATTGGCTAATTTAAATCAGTACCCCCAAAATTCATAGACTATTATTCCAAATTCTTAAtgcttttcataatattttcataatctattttcttaaatatggAAGGATTTtatcaaaacaatatattttgtgCAAATGACATGTTTAGCTGAAGTTTCCCAATGTCTTCACCAGcttcccttccatttcttctttttctcctgttaaaTCCAAGGAATATCTAATTAAAACATTTgtggttgggcagcccaggtggctcacggtttagccttcagcccagggcgtgatcctggagacctgggatcgagtcccaagtcgggctccctgtatggagcctgcttcttcctctgcctgtgtctctgcctctctctctctctctctctctctctctctctcatgaataaataaataaaatcctttttaaaaaaaaacatttgtggttaaaaaatagaatatatggggtacctggatggctctgttggttaagcaatTGACTTTGTCTTagaacatgatcccagggttataggatcgaaccctgtgtcaggctccacactcagcagagagtttgcttctccctcttcctctgcccatccccctgctcatgttctctctctctctaataattaaacaaaatcttttaaaaaatagaatctatgGCATGATCCCATTTCTATAAAAGTACTTCTGCTAACATTTCCACCTCCTCTTCTATCTATATTCTTATAGATATGTCTGGAATAGAGATCATTGAAGGGTGGATATTTATGggtggtggggtttttttcttttttacttctttttactttattttcttaaatatttatgagtaaattattttcacaaaacaacagaaaaatattcaagaaagaaagatcagaagAAAATACAACAATCAATAATTACTTATGTTCAGAGAGAGATTACGGATATTTTTAAACTCTGTCCTTTTCTATAGTTTCCGAAGTTGCTCATCTTTCAGACCACAGTATAGCCATCATCACCTCCTCCTGGCTATTCACTGACTCCTATGCCTGGTTAAGGCCCATTGCTACACCTCATGGGTCTATGTTCTATGCCCACTGCAACATTTATCCCATTTGAATTGTAGTAGTAAAACTGTCTTTCTTCTCTGCTAACACTAGCTATTTGAGAACAGAGGCCATGTCTGTCATTTCTTTACCAATAAGTATCACATAGCAACcccactcaataaatatgtattgtataaattcatatgctgaagttgTATCACAGAACAATACTAGAGCAGCACACAGCCACTGCTTTTTATATTCTAAATTGACTCCTTTTGCCAAACTTATCAAGCTAGAAGATACATGGACATTGAAATgaggaaatcatttttaaagactttatcttcTTTAGcacagttttaggtttacatcAGAATTGaaaggaagatacagagattgTCCATAGATTGTCCATAATCAATCTCCTCCACCAGAGGGGTACGTTTGTTACAGTTAATCAATCTACATTGACACACCATAATTACCCAAAGTCCATGGTTTACATCAGGGTTCACTCTTGATGTTATTGTAGATTCCATAGATTTGGACAAACGTATCAAATGACCTATACCCATCATTATAGTGTCAtaaagagtattttcactgccctaaaaatcctctttgcTCTGTCTGTTTATCCGTCTCCCCACCCTCTACCACAGTCCATGACAATCTGAGTTCTTTcctgtctccacagttttgccttttccagaatgtcatatagttgaaatcatacagtatttagccttagtaatatatattgaaaagttcctccatgtcttttcatgccttgatagtacatttatttttagtattgagTAATAGCTCATTGTCTAGAtctaccacagtttatttatccattcacttatgaaggacatcttagttgcttccaagttttgacaattattaATAAAGTTGCTATAGGCATCcatatgcaggtttttgtgtgaacataaggtttcatttcttttggataattaCCAGGGAGcataattactggatcatacagtatgttTAGTTGTGTTAGAATCTGCCAAACTGTCTGCCAAAGTGGCTGCACCGTGTTGTATCCCCACCAACAtaaaatgagaattcctgttgcatcacatcctcaccagcaccgAGTGCTGTCAGTATTCTGaattttggtcattctaataggtgtagttgtatctcattgttgttttaatttgtatttccctgatgacagaTGATGtggagtatgtttttttttttaattgcagtataatggacatataacattatgttagtttcaggtatacaacataatgatctaatatttgtatatagtacaaaataatcaccacaataattctagttaacatccatcactgtATGttgttacaaaaataattttcttgtgatgagaacttttataaacatgtttttgaatgcttgtttgccatctgtgtatcatGTCTGATGATGTGTATGTTCAGGTCTTAAGACGATTTTATaaattgttgggtttttttttattaaagagtgTTAAGAGCTCTTTGAATATTTTGTGTAACAATTCTTTATCagatgtcttttttccttttttttaatttaaaatcaattcattAACAGAAagcgtattattagtttcaaagatAGAGCTTAGTGATCCACTAGTTGaatacaacacccagggctcattacatcatgtgccctcctcaatgcccatcacccagttatcctgtcaccccaacccacctcccctccagcaaccttcagtttgtttcctatagtaagagtctctatggtttgtctccctctcggattttgtcttattttatttttccttccctccccctatgttcttctgttttgtttcttaaatatagatgtgtcttttgcaaatattttctcccagtttgtgacttgcttttgtctttctcagagcagttttcattttaatgaagttcaaagTTATTCCTTTTAGGGGAtgacagggtggctcagcagttgagttctgcctttggctcaggtcgtgatcccagggatcctgggatcaagtcccacatcaggctctctacagagagcctgcttctccctttacctatgtctctgcctctctctgtgtctataataaataaataaatacataaaatcttttaaaaaacaaaaagcaaagttaTTCCTTTTATGGATCATCTTTCTGGTGTTgcatctaaaaagtcatcacatacccaaggtcatctagattttctcctatgaaATCTTCTAAGAGTTTGATAATttgtaaaggaaataatttttaaaaattttgtatttgaatatagttgacacacagtgttacactagtttcaggtgtataacataatgattcaacttctctatacattatgctctgctcatcacaagtgtagctaccatctatcacTATACAACAGCATGATGGTTTCCCTAACTATATTCTCCATGCTGCACTTTTTAATTCCATGAATtatttgttccacacctggaagcctgtatctcccacacCCTTTCACCCATTTAGCCCACTCCTCCAGGCCCTCCTTCCTGTCAACCATCActatgttctctgtatttacaggacttgttttgttttttatttgtttactcattagTTCTTTCAGAGtatacatatgagtgaaatctttctgagtctgacttatttcacactGTCACAAATGGCATAATCTCATCTTTTTTgaggctgtgtaatattccattgtgtgtgcgtatatattatataagcacacatatatataaataccacatCTTCCCTATCCattgtctattgatggacatttaagttgcttcAGGGAATAATTCTTAAAGAAAGAGCTACGGAGGAGGAGGtagatagggagagggagagagaatctttagtcagctccatgcccagcacagagtccaatgtggaacttgatctcataactctgagatcatggcctgagccaaaatcaagagtcagacacttaaccaactgaaccacccaggaacccccaggcaataacttttaaatagaaaatgtagTCCCTGATTTCTCATTTTCCTGATTGGAGAAGACAATTACACATTAGCCCTACGAGTTCTCCCAAAGCTGAAAGGCCCTATGATTGGAGCAAATGAGACAAATGAGGATTAACAGTGGTGTTCctctaaaatttttctctttatgatctgataaatacatcatttttcttttgagtttcttAACTAATTAGCTCAGAACACCACTCAATATCCTTTCCTATTATAGTCTCACTGTACTTTAAAAGTGTCCACACttgctattttcatttcctattcTTCATACTGTCCTCATTACACCCAATCTGGTCTCCAATCCTACTCTTTTGAGACAGCTTTTtgcaaaatcatgaatgaaaatttGCAAATTCTGGTGCCTTAGCTTGTGTCTCCACTCTGCAACATTCGACATGGTTACTCATGTCCTCTTTCTGGAAATCTTGCTTCCTCTCACCTTCCTGAGACACTACTctcccattcccctcccccctATTCTTGATAATTAAGAACACACTCTGATCTCAACAGAGAGCTTAAGACTTCTTCTTCACATCACCCCCAGGAATGGAATTTTGGATATAAGTCAATAACAAAATGGGTTTCCTTGAGATATTACCTTATACCTACCAGGATGGTtagtataaaaaagacaagaaataacaatgtTGTCGAGGATATGGAGGAAAATGAACCaccatacactgttggtggggatgtacaCTGGTgctgccactatggaaaacagtatggatgttcctcaaagaattaaaaatagaaaaattagatgatccaataattctactactgaTTACTTACCCCCAAAAGTGAAAACAGTGATTtggaaagatatatgtacccctatatttattgcagaattatttataataaccaagatatggaagcaactcaagtgtccatccatagatgaatgaataaataaatatggtacAAATGgtatctacaatggaatattactcagccataaaaaagaaagagattttgcCACttacaacaacatagatggaccttgagaACACTATGcgaagtgaaataaatcagaaaaagaaatatgtgattcacttatatgtggaatctaaaaacaataccaacatacaaaaacaactcttaaatacagagaacaaactagtggttgccagaggggaggtaggtgggggaatgggtgaaatagagggaattaagaggtacaaacttccaattataaaataaataatcacagagatgaaaagtatggCATAAGAATTATAGTCAATACTTTTCCgcccgctcccccctccccccgagtGCCGCTCCGGCTGCCGCGCGCTCGCCCCGAGCTCCCGGCTCCTGCCaagcccgcgccgccgccgcccgtcTCCAGCCGTCGTCATGATCATCTACCGGGACCTCATCAGCCATGACGAGATGTTCTCCGACATCTACAAGATCCGGGAGATCGCGGACGGGCTGTGcctggaggtggaggggaagaTGGTCAGTAGGACAGAGGGTAACATTGACGACTCGCTCATTGGTGGAAATGCCTCCGCGGAAGGCCCGGAGGGCGAAGGTACCGAAAGCACAGTAATCACCGGTGTTGATATTGTCATGAACCATCACTTGCAGGAAACCAGCTTCACAAAAGAAGCCTACAAGAAGTACATCAAAGATTACATGAAATCAATCAAAGGCAAACTTGAAGAACAGAGGCCAGAAAGAGTAAAGCCCTTTATGACAGGGGCTGCAGAACAAATCAAGCACATCCTTGCTAATTTCAAAAACTACCAGTTCTTTATTGGTGAAAACATGAATCCAGATGGCATGGTTGCACTCCTGGACTACCGTGAGGACGGTGTGACCCCttatatgattttctttaaggatggtttagaaatggaaaaatgttaacGAACTTGGCTGTTAACTTTGGATGTATCACCTGTTGTCCTAACTGGCTGCTGCTCTTCATCCACACAACACCAGGACTTAGACAAATGGGACTGATGTCATCTTGAGCTCTTTATTTTGACCTTGATTTATTTGGAGCGGAggcattgtttttaagaaaaaaacatgtcaTGTAGgttgtctaaaaataaaatgcatttaaactcaaaaaaaaaaaaaaagaattatagtcaataatactataataacACTGGTAATACACAGTGACTACATTTACTGTGGTAAACACTGAATAAtgtatggaattattgaatcaatatattgtacacctgaaactactataacattgcatgttaattatactgcaaatatgtacatacataccaaaaaaaaaaaaaggactccttCCTTTGAGGGGTATACACTAGGGTCCTAATAGTAGCAGCTGGAATTTTTTagtaggagaaataaataaattatgcatGAAAGCAGCAGGGGGTAAATCAAACCATGCCCTATTCTCTACCACAAAGATCCCttttattccttccctttctcttgtACTCTTTAGAAACTGAGTGGGCTTCAGTGTAGGGTTGAAGGGAGAAAAGACTAGATCAGCTCTGCTACAGCCTTCCAGAAAGGAGCCATCAATTCTTCCCTTTATTTAAATGTCTCTATTCATTCCTTTGGGAATTGAAGAGATAAGACCCCTAAAGAACAAAAGCATGATGGAGGCTTagaggaaagaaatcaagaagaaGCTGCCTTTATCTGTGTATGGTCAAGATCTCAAGTTAAAGTTGGTGATGCCCTCAGGACTCACATACTACCTGGCACAGCTCACCAGCATGGAAGCTCTGAATGGGAATGAAGACAGCGCATTTGCCTGTGGTATCTTCTGTACATCTTCTTTTGAGAATCAGTTGTAACCAAAGCTAGTTAAGCTGGGAATATGTACTCAGACTTCTCAACCAAAACTCTATGAATAAcatttcttgttctcttttgtggtctcctcttcctccactctCCTCTTAGCTGTCAATATTCACCAGATACCCAAGGCCTTTCTTTGTTAGTCCATCTGGATGATCCATCACTAACATTGTTTCAACTATCACCTGCATGAAAACACCTCCAATTTCTCTACTACCAACCCTGATCCCTCTCCCAAGagccacatattaaaaaaaaaaaaaaaagattttatttatttattcatgagagacacagagggaggcagagacacaggcagagggagaagcaggctccatgcagggagcctgatgtgggactcaatcctgggactccagaatcacaccctgggccaaaggcaggcactaaaccactgagccatccagggatcctgagCCACATATTTCTTGATCCATCCAAACCAAACAAGACCAAACTCATCTCTTCTACCAAACTTATTCCTTTGTGGTGTTCTCTAGCCTGATGATGGTGCCATCAGCCCCTGGAGGCACTCCACTCAGAAACCCATGGATGatccttgactcctctctctctctctctctgacccccaAGTAAGTTCTTTGAGTTATTCTTTCCAAAGATTTCTCATCACCTTATTTTTTCTAGCCCCAAGTGGCCCTTGCATTAGTCCAGCCTATTATCATCTCTCATctagaatattttgaaatttttctaacCAGTCTCCCTACATATAGACTTGTTTCCTTCAAATTTACTCATCACACTTCTACCAGTGTTCATACTGAAACCCAGATTTGACCATAATGATTCCCTGCTCAGAATTGCCAGGGTGTCCCCGTAGGCTGAGGTTACACTCAAAATGCCATAATATATCACAAAATTCCACTTTCCATCCAACTGTGTCCATCTTCTCCCCCTTATTTCCCAATACTTCATACCTCCTTTTATGTTGTGGTCATATTGCAATTCTTGTAGCTCTCCAAAGATGTGTTCTTTCATGACTCTGCCCTTCCACATGTGATCTccccttttaaaataatcttcctTCTATCACACCTTGCCCACAGGCTAATTCTTGCTCCTTCAAAACTCTGCTCAGCTGTCAACCCTTCTGTGAAGCCCAACTTGATTTTTCCTGGCCAGGTTTGAGGCTCTTCCTGCTAGCTCCCAgagccctttgttttttttttgtttttttgtttttgtttttgttttttgtttttttgtttttttcccagagccCTTTGAACACACCTTCTTCATAGCACAAATCACACTCAGTAATTTTATCTTTAGCAGGTACCTTTCCTCACTAGACTGTGGGCTTCTTAAAAGCAAGAATAATGTCTTTTCACCCATTTATGTCTGAATCTAGCCCAATGTCTAGTATACATTAGCCACTTAGTATATATTCATTGAATAAGTAGATAAGTATTCAGTTCATCTCACCTTAAGATAACTTATGGGATAGGAAGAGAAATACAATGTGCATACACTTATTAGAGGCTGTTGGGTACTTTGAGGAAACACAAGGAATGAAAGGGAATGTTGAGTAGCTACAGTCAAGTAGGTCAAGTACTTTATGCATATGAAGTAGATAGTATATCCCAATTTTACAGACATTAACTAAGCTCAGAGAGTccaagtaacttgtccaagatgaCAACCAGTAATAGGGCAGACAAAGATTGGAAACCCTATATCTATAAGACATAAAGTTGGAGTTTCCATGCCATACAGTCCATCAAAAGAATCCTGGTAATAACAGCTTGCCTTTGGGATTCCCCAGCTATAATGcaaaaaaaactaaagaactgGGTATGACTCATTAGCTGGTTATGAGACCTTGAGTTGGTCAATACCTTTTTTAGCTTTCAatgttctcatctataaaatgatggtAATAATCTATGTCTCCTCCTCACAGAGATGAGAGCTGAAAGCTGAGAtgaagtccaagtgaggccatgTGGCCTTGTTTGAATGGCACCAAGGGAGTGAGAGGTATCTAGATAGTTGCCATAAAAtcataatgaatgaatgatttcacCACTTTATGTGGTGAGTGGCCCTAATTCTGAATGAAGGGAGCCCCATGTtttgagggagggaagggaaaaggaaggaagagactATGACACAGCCAAGACAAACCTCAGCTCTGGGAACATAGTACTGTAAAAGGGGGCCAAATAGAACACATGTGTCTCCCTGAAGTGGGAAACCTGAACCAactgaagataaaaaataatctacCTAGAACCACACAGCTTCTCACTGCTACTGAGGCAGCGTCACACCCTTTGCTCATCTGTCCCCACAGCTGTGGGGAGATTGGGCAGGAGCCATTATCCCTACCTGACAGGGGACTGAAAGATGTTGAGAATGAGTGCCCCAGCTTACCTGCTTAGGTTACAACATTAGCTAGGAGGtgcagctgggatttgaacccgcATTTTTTGTCTCATTCCTGTTTTAGTTCCAAGTTCAGTGTTCTTCCATCCTATCACCCTAAGGAggaattcattccttcattcagtaAAAACTTACTAAGTACCTAAAACATGCCAGGCATTAGAAAGAACTCTGAAATAATGGTAACACCCAAAGTCCCCTCTGAGGAATTCTGACAGCAAGCGAGAGCCACGTGGGAAGCACCCAAAGCTGTGGCAGGAGGTTGAGGTTTGGAAGAGACGTGTACCATATACAAGCAAGAGCTACGTGACCCCTTTATGTGAGATTATTGTATGTGCCCTATCATTAAATCCTGTCAACAATCTGATGAGGTAGGTGCAATTATCATCTCCTCTTTCCATATGAGGAAAGGGAGGCCCCAGGAGGTGCAGTAACTGAACAAAAATGGCAGGCCTGGTATGGGCAGAGCTGGGTCTGACCCCACTGTTTAAGTACATTGACTGCATTAACTCTGAGTGAGGCTGAAGACAGTGATCCGTGCCAGAGGAAGGGCTGTGGCAGGTCAGAGTCCAGACAAGGACTGGAGGTATGAGGCTGAGCTCCTGCTCACTCTCCCATATACATCCAGTTCCTCCCCATCAGGCGGCAGGAGCATCCtgtcagccccacccccacccccaggtctcAGCAACCATGACCTCCAGCAGGCTGAGGCGATGCCTGCCT
Above is a window of Canis lupus baileyi chromosome 25, mCanLup2.hap1, whole genome shotgun sequence DNA encoding:
- the LOC140617626 gene encoding translationally-controlled tumor protein: MIIYRDLISHDEMFSDIYKIREIADGLCLEVEGKMVSRTEGNIDDSLIGGNASAEGPEGEGTESTVITGVDIVMNHHLQETSFTKEAYKKYIKDYMKSIKGKLEEQRPERVKPFMTGAAEQIKHILANFKNYQFFIGENMNPDGMVALLDYREDGVTPYMIFFKDGLEMEKC